Proteins encoded by one window of Anaeromyxobacter diazotrophicus:
- the ybaK gene encoding Cys-tRNA(Pro) deacylase: MSKTPSTPATRLLRQHGVAYTEHPYRYEEHGGTAVSARELGVDEHAVVKTLVMEDDGGAPLVVLMHGDREVSTKALARQLGKRSVQICKPEVAQRHSGYLVGGTSPFGTRKAMPVYVEKGVLALERIYINGGSRGFLVGIAPAELVRVLAATPVEVAIQA, from the coding sequence ATGAGCAAGACCCCCTCAACACCCGCCACCCGGCTGCTCCGCCAGCACGGGGTGGCCTACACCGAGCACCCCTACCGCTACGAGGAGCACGGCGGGACGGCGGTCTCGGCGCGGGAGCTCGGCGTCGACGAGCACGCGGTGGTGAAGACGCTCGTCATGGAGGACGACGGCGGCGCGCCGCTCGTCGTCCTCATGCACGGCGATCGCGAGGTGTCGACCAAGGCGCTCGCGCGCCAGCTCGGCAAGCGGTCGGTCCAGATCTGCAAGCCCGAGGTGGCGCAGCGCCACAGCGGCTACCTCGTCGGCGGCACGAGCCCCTTCGGCACCCGCAAGGCCATGCCCGTCTACGTGGAGAAGGGCGTGCTCGCCCTCGAGCGCATCTACATCAACGGCGGCTCGCGCGGCTTCCTGGTCGGGATCGCCCCGGCGGAGCTGGTGCGGGTCCTCGCCGCGACGCCGGTCGAGGTCGCCATCCAGGCGTGA
- a CDS encoding hydroxyacid dehydrogenase, whose product MPELPRVVVTEFVAERAHQIFAGHAAVTADDGLWKDRARLEAELASAEALVVRNQTRVDAALLARAPRLRVVGRLGVGLDNIDLPACRARGIAVVVARGANAVAVAEHVLACLFAIARRVEAASRSVRAGEWDRRGFTGVELAGKTLGIVGLGDIGLRLARRAAALELEVLATSPDWPDAAAGLARRVPLDELLARSHFVSLHVPLTPATRGLIGAPQLARMRRDAWLVNTSRGEVVDEEALRAALARGAIAGAALDVRHREPTPAPDALAGLENVLLTPHVAGLTAEAQDRTAELVAEDVLRVLGGEPARYPA is encoded by the coding sequence ATGCCCGAGCTCCCGCGCGTCGTCGTCACCGAGTTCGTCGCGGAGCGCGCGCACCAGATCTTCGCCGGGCACGCGGCCGTCACCGCCGACGACGGGCTGTGGAAGGACCGGGCGCGGCTCGAGGCGGAGCTGGCCTCGGCGGAGGCGCTGGTGGTGCGCAACCAGACGCGCGTCGACGCGGCGCTGCTCGCGCGCGCCCCGCGCCTGCGCGTGGTCGGCCGGCTCGGCGTGGGCCTCGACAACATCGACCTTCCCGCCTGCCGCGCGCGCGGGATCGCCGTGGTCGTCGCGCGGGGCGCGAACGCCGTGGCGGTGGCCGAGCACGTCCTCGCATGCCTCTTCGCCATCGCCCGCCGGGTCGAGGCGGCCAGCCGCTCCGTCCGCGCCGGCGAGTGGGACCGGCGCGGCTTCACCGGCGTCGAGCTGGCGGGCAAGACGCTCGGCATCGTGGGCCTGGGCGACATCGGCCTGCGGCTGGCGCGCCGGGCCGCCGCGCTGGAGCTCGAGGTCCTGGCCACCTCGCCGGACTGGCCGGACGCGGCCGCGGGCCTGGCGCGCCGCGTGCCGCTCGACGAGCTGCTCGCGCGCAGCCACTTCGTCTCCCTGCACGTGCCGCTCACGCCCGCCACCCGGGGGCTCATCGGCGCGCCGCAGCTCGCGCGCATGCGCCGCGACGCGTGGCTCGTCAACACCTCCCGCGGCGAGGTGGTCGACGAGGAGGCGCTGCGGGCCGCCCTGGCCCGCGGCGCGATCGCCGGGGCCGCGCTGGACGTGCGCCACCGCGAGCCGACGCCCGCCCCCGACGCGCTGGCCGGCCTCGAGAACGTGCTGCTCACGCCGCACGTCGCCGGGCTCACCGCCGAGGCGCAGGACCGGACGGCCGAGCTGGTCGCAGAGGACGTGCTGCGCGTCCTCGGCGGGGAGCCGGCGCGCTACCCCGCCTGA
- a CDS encoding GGDEF domain-containing protein translates to MRAPPTSTEPPESPELALDTLAAALRSMAEFAQEQEGVELEGFRLQAEAWAQHVVVAAPAPGAPAGAPAPGGRRDWHGVRRFVREYCRSSAAHAQGVAADLREVIWVFVRNFTQAFATEEASDERLRQQIARLGRLVEASAASELKREVVETVGALTQALEERRARQQAQMATLGATVRSLGDELATARRDGETDPLTRLANRKALDAYLEETVRMFEAFREPASLLLVDVDRFKEINDGRGHVVGDAVLREVADALARVFMRRSDFVGRYGGDEFTVVLRETALADAARLAERLVGRVRSLRVPAGEQTIAVQVSVGVAALERGDDVRRWLERADRGLYAAKAAGRDRVALGGYGEEAP, encoded by the coding sequence ATGAGGGCTCCCCCGACCTCCACCGAGCCGCCCGAGAGCCCGGAGCTGGCGCTCGACACGCTCGCGGCCGCGCTCCGCAGCATGGCGGAGTTCGCGCAGGAGCAGGAAGGAGTGGAGCTCGAGGGCTTCCGCCTCCAGGCCGAGGCGTGGGCCCAGCACGTCGTCGTGGCCGCGCCGGCGCCCGGCGCGCCGGCGGGCGCGCCCGCGCCCGGCGGCCGCCGCGACTGGCACGGCGTGCGGCGCTTCGTGCGCGAGTACTGCCGGTCGAGCGCGGCCCACGCGCAGGGCGTGGCGGCCGACCTGCGCGAGGTGATCTGGGTCTTCGTCCGGAACTTCACCCAGGCCTTCGCGACCGAGGAGGCGAGCGACGAGCGGCTGCGGCAGCAGATCGCGCGGCTGGGCCGGCTGGTCGAGGCGAGCGCCGCCTCGGAGCTGAAGCGCGAGGTGGTGGAGACGGTGGGCGCGCTGACCCAGGCGCTGGAGGAGCGGCGCGCGCGGCAGCAGGCGCAGATGGCGACCCTGGGCGCGACGGTGCGGTCGCTCGGCGACGAGCTCGCCACGGCGCGCCGGGACGGGGAGACCGACCCCCTCACGCGGCTCGCGAACCGCAAGGCGCTCGACGCCTACCTGGAGGAGACCGTCCGGATGTTCGAGGCGTTCCGCGAGCCGGCCAGCCTGCTGCTCGTCGACGTCGACCGGTTCAAGGAGATCAACGACGGGCGGGGCCACGTGGTGGGCGACGCCGTGCTGCGCGAGGTCGCGGACGCGCTGGCGCGCGTGTTCATGCGCCGGAGCGACTTCGTCGGCCGCTACGGCGGCGACGAGTTCACGGTGGTGCTGCGCGAGACGGCGCTGGCCGACGCGGCCCGGCTCGCCGAGCGCCTGGTCGGGCGGGTGCGGTCGCTCCGCGTCCCCGCCGGCGAGCAGACGATCGCGGTCCAGGTCTCGGTGGGCGTGGCGGCCCTCGAGCGCGGCGACGACGTCCGGCGCTGGCTGGAGCGGGCCGACCGCGGCCTCTACGCCGCCAAGGCGGCCGGCCGCGACCGGGTGGCCCTGGGCGGCTACGGCGAGGAGGCCCCGTAG
- a CDS encoding NADP-dependent oxidoreductase: MPAPIPAQMKAAAFDRYGGPEVLHAETLPVPRPGPTQALVRLDCAGIGVWDPYVRTGELKLGPSRFPQVLGNDGAGEVVAVGAGVRRFRVGDRVYAYSFAGGFYAEYVALEEETIAPLPQGLSTQEAGPLGADGVTALRGLDDQLHLSAGQTLMIYGASGGIGHLAVQLAKRMGGAVLAVASGPDGVELVRKLGADAAVDGKRDDVARAARDFAPGGLDAALVLVQGESLESALRTVRKGGRIAHPNGVEPAPKGPPGVSVLAYDGEPGRDVLERLNRLVSAGPFHVEVGRSYRLEDAAQAHRELGQHHLGKLALRIH; this comes from the coding sequence ATGCCTGCACCCATTCCTGCGCAGATGAAGGCCGCCGCCTTCGACCGGTACGGAGGGCCCGAGGTCCTGCACGCCGAGACGCTGCCGGTCCCGCGGCCGGGGCCGACCCAGGCCCTCGTCCGCCTGGACTGCGCGGGGATCGGCGTGTGGGACCCGTACGTCCGCACGGGCGAGCTCAAGCTCGGACCGAGCCGCTTCCCGCAGGTCCTCGGCAACGACGGCGCGGGCGAGGTGGTCGCGGTCGGAGCCGGCGTGCGGCGCTTTCGCGTCGGGGATCGCGTGTACGCGTACTCGTTCGCGGGTGGCTTCTACGCAGAGTACGTGGCGCTGGAGGAGGAGACGATCGCGCCGCTCCCGCAGGGGCTGAGCACCCAGGAGGCGGGCCCGCTCGGCGCGGACGGTGTGACGGCGCTGCGGGGCCTGGACGATCAGCTGCACCTGTCGGCGGGGCAGACCCTGATGATCTACGGCGCGAGCGGAGGGATCGGCCACCTCGCGGTCCAGCTCGCGAAGCGGATGGGCGGAGCGGTCCTGGCGGTCGCGTCGGGGCCTGACGGCGTCGAGCTCGTGCGCAAGCTCGGCGCCGACGCGGCGGTCGACGGCAAGCGGGACGACGTGGCGCGAGCGGCTCGCGACTTCGCGCCGGGCGGGCTCGACGCGGCGCTCGTGCTGGTCCAGGGCGAGAGCCTCGAGTCGGCCCTCAGGACGGTCCGCAAGGGCGGCCGCATCGCGCACCCGAACGGCGTCGAGCCGGCGCCGAAGGGCCCCCCGGGCGTCTCGGTCCTGGCCTACGACGGCGAGCCGGGCCGCGACGTGCTGGAGCGGCTCAACCGGCTCGTCTCCGCCGGCCCGTTCCACGTCGAGGTCGGCCGATCGTACCGGCTCGAGGACGCGGCCCAGGCCCACCGGGAGCTCGGCCAGCACCATCTCGGCAAGCTCGCGCTGCGGATCCACTAG
- a CDS encoding ArsR/SmtB family transcription factor: MNRETVYEARAEILKALAHPSRLAIVDALAEGERCVCELQEVVGSDMSTVSRHLALMKAAGLLAARREGTNVHYRLRVPCITRLFACIEAVLAEDVKQRARRVEGRP, encoded by the coding sequence ATGAACCGAGAGACCGTGTACGAGGCCCGCGCCGAGATCCTGAAGGCGCTCGCGCACCCGAGCCGGCTCGCGATCGTGGACGCGCTGGCCGAGGGCGAGCGGTGCGTCTGCGAGCTGCAAGAGGTCGTCGGGTCGGACATGTCCACCGTCTCGCGCCACCTCGCGCTCATGAAGGCCGCCGGGCTCCTCGCCGCCCGGCGCGAGGGGACGAACGTCCATTACCGGCTGCGGGTGCCGTGCATCACGCGCCTCTTCGCCTGCATCGAGGCGGTCCTGGCCGAGGACGTGAAGCAGCGCGCCCGCCGGGTGGAGGGCCGGCCGTGA
- a CDS encoding permease, with product MSAHARELAASARAVAPPPRGRARLYGALGGALVLWYALYRLIEPGAELVTRRLLRLDPTTHLGSAVAFFLFEVPKVLLLLVLVVFAVGVVRSYFTPERTRAILSGRRESAGNVLAALLGVVTPFCSCSAVPLFLGFVEVGIPLGVTLSFLVSAPMVNEVALVLLFGLFGWKVAALYLATGLLVAVVSGFILGRLGLERWVEPWVYESMAAAAPAEDAPPLPFAERLDQGLTAVREVVGKVWPYVVAGIAVGAGVHGYVPTGLMAGVLGKGAWWSVPLAVVLGVPMYSNAAGIIPVVQALLEKGAALGTVLAFMMAVIGLSAPEAIILRKVLRPPLIATFFGVVAGGILLVGWLFNAVL from the coding sequence GTGAGCGCCCACGCCCGCGAGCTCGCCGCGTCCGCCCGGGCGGTCGCGCCTCCGCCGCGCGGCCGCGCCCGCCTCTACGGCGCGCTCGGCGGCGCGCTCGTGCTCTGGTACGCGCTCTATCGCCTCATCGAGCCGGGCGCGGAGCTGGTGACGCGCCGCTTGCTGCGCCTCGACCCGACCACGCACCTCGGCTCCGCCGTCGCCTTCTTCCTGTTCGAGGTGCCGAAGGTCCTGCTGCTGCTCGTGCTGGTGGTGTTCGCCGTGGGCGTCGTCCGCTCCTACTTCACGCCCGAGCGGACGCGCGCCATCCTCTCCGGCCGGCGCGAGTCGGCGGGCAACGTCCTCGCCGCGCTCCTCGGCGTCGTCACGCCCTTCTGCTCCTGCTCGGCGGTGCCGCTCTTCCTGGGCTTCGTCGAGGTCGGGATCCCCCTCGGCGTCACCCTCTCGTTCCTCGTCTCGGCCCCCATGGTGAACGAGGTGGCGCTCGTCCTCCTCTTCGGGCTCTTCGGCTGGAAGGTGGCGGCGCTCTACCTCGCGACCGGCCTCCTCGTCGCGGTCGTCTCCGGCTTCATCCTGGGCCGCCTCGGGCTCGAGCGCTGGGTGGAGCCCTGGGTGTACGAGTCGATGGCCGCGGCCGCGCCCGCGGAAGACGCCCCGCCGCTCCCGTTCGCGGAGCGCCTCGACCAGGGGCTGACAGCCGTGCGCGAGGTGGTCGGGAAGGTGTGGCCCTACGTCGTGGCGGGCATCGCGGTCGGCGCCGGCGTCCACGGGTACGTCCCGACGGGCCTGATGGCCGGCGTCCTGGGCAAGGGCGCCTGGTGGTCGGTGCCGCTCGCGGTCGTGCTCGGCGTGCCCATGTACTCGAACGCGGCCGGCATCATCCCGGTGGTGCAGGCGCTGCTCGAGAAGGGCGCGGCGCTCGGCACCGTGCTCGCCTTCATGATGGCGGTCATCGGGCTGTCCGCGCCGGAGGCGATCATCCTGCGCAAGGTCCTGCGGCCGCCGCTCATCGCGACCTTCTTCGGCGTGGTGGCGGGCGGGATCCTGCTCGTCGGCTGGCTGTTCAACGCGGTCCTCTGA
- a CDS encoding thioredoxin family protein gives MSSCPSELPRKRWAAPKKPGAPWMALAAAALALASCARSSAGEATPPPAAQRALASTARRLPRLVDLGANQCVSCKAMTPVLEGLRSDYAGKLQVDFVDVWQDRAAAEPWHIAMIPTQIFLAADGRELGRHEGFISREEILARFESLGVALE, from the coding sequence ATGTCCTCGTGCCCGAGCGAGCTCCCCCGCAAGCGATGGGCGGCGCCGAAGAAGCCCGGCGCGCCCTGGATGGCCCTCGCAGCCGCCGCACTCGCCCTCGCCTCATGCGCGAGGAGCTCGGCCGGCGAGGCGACGCCTCCCCCCGCGGCGCAGCGCGCGCTGGCCTCGACCGCACGGCGGCTGCCGCGGCTGGTGGACCTCGGCGCGAACCAGTGCGTCTCATGCAAGGCGATGACGCCGGTGCTGGAGGGGCTGCGGAGCGACTACGCCGGCAAGCTCCAGGTCGACTTCGTCGACGTCTGGCAGGACCGCGCCGCCGCCGAACCCTGGCACATCGCGATGATCCCGACCCAGATCTTCCTCGCCGCGGACGGGCGCGAGCTCGGGCGGCACGAGGGCTTCATCTCCCGCGAGGAGATCCTCGCGCGCTTCGAGTCCCTCGGCGTCGCGCTGGAGTGA
- a CDS encoding cytochrome c biogenesis CcdA family protein: MGELLSGFAHAFAGSAPLAMAAAVAWGALSVALSPCHLASIPLVVGYLWSAEEAPAPRQALRISGAFAVGILASVAAVGVATALAGRMLGDVGPAGSYLLAAVFIAMGLHLAGLLPLPQVRFAPASFRRKGPAGAALLGLVFGMALGPCSFAFMAPLLALTFRLGAAAGAYGALLLALFGIGHAAAIAFAGAAGGSVQTYLRWSERSRWTARARRGAGAAVAAVGAYFLWSA; encoded by the coding sequence GTGGGCGAGCTGCTCTCCGGGTTCGCACACGCCTTCGCCGGCTCGGCGCCGCTCGCGATGGCCGCGGCCGTGGCCTGGGGCGCGCTGAGCGTCGCCCTCAGCCCGTGTCACCTCGCCAGCATCCCGCTCGTCGTCGGCTACCTGTGGTCGGCGGAGGAGGCGCCGGCGCCACGCCAGGCGCTCCGGATCTCGGGCGCCTTCGCGGTCGGGATCCTCGCCAGCGTCGCCGCGGTGGGCGTGGCCACGGCCCTCGCCGGCCGCATGCTCGGCGACGTCGGGCCGGCGGGGAGCTACCTCCTCGCGGCGGTCTTCATCGCGATGGGCCTCCACCTGGCCGGCCTCCTCCCGCTCCCCCAGGTCCGGTTCGCGCCGGCCTCGTTTCGGCGCAAGGGACCCGCCGGAGCGGCCCTCCTCGGCCTCGTCTTCGGCATGGCGCTCGGCCCGTGCAGCTTCGCGTTCATGGCGCCGCTCCTGGCGCTCACCTTCCGCCTCGGCGCAGCCGCGGGGGCCTACGGCGCCCTGCTGCTGGCGCTGTTCGGGATCGGGCACGCGGCGGCCATCGCGTTCGCGGGGGCCGCGGGAGGGAGCGTGCAGACCTACCTCCGCTGGAGCGAGCGGTCGCGGTGGACCGCGCGCGCCCGACGCGGCGCCGGGGCGGCCGTCGCCGCGGTCGGCGCGTACTTCCTGTGGTCCGCCTGA
- a CDS encoding cache domain-containing protein produces MKKLLAALGAAFLLAAPAFADERATPADAEALVKNAVAYLKRHGREKAFKEFQKLNGPFVYKDLYVFVNSIEGKTLVHPTDPERIGMDVSKAKDPNGKLYVQERLEIAKTKGSGWQEYGYRNPATNKVETKVSYIERVDDLVIVAGAYKQK; encoded by the coding sequence ATGAAGAAGCTGCTCGCGGCGCTCGGCGCCGCCTTCCTCCTCGCCGCCCCCGCCTTCGCGGACGAGCGCGCCACCCCCGCCGACGCCGAGGCGCTGGTGAAGAACGCGGTCGCCTACCTGAAGCGCCACGGCCGCGAGAAGGCGTTCAAGGAGTTCCAGAAGCTCAACGGTCCGTTCGTCTACAAGGACCTCTACGTCTTCGTGAACAGCATCGAGGGCAAGACGCTGGTGCACCCGACCGACCCCGAGCGCATCGGGATGGACGTGTCGAAGGCGAAGGACCCCAACGGCAAGCTCTACGTCCAGGAGCGGCTGGAGATCGCGAAGACCAAGGGCTCGGGCTGGCAGGAGTACGGCTACCGCAACCCGGCCACGAACAAGGTGGAGACCAAGGTCTCGTACATCGAGCGCGTCGACGACCTCGTGATCGTGGCCGGCGCCTACAAGCAGAAGTGA
- a CDS encoding DASS family sodium-coupled anion symporter, with the protein MPSLVVESLPSRAAPPPAPPAWWRRRGARLALPAALAASCFVLPAPAGLTGPAWRLLGIFVATVLLILLNALPEPSAVLLGVTAAALTAVPLKAVLAGYADSTFWLIITAVMMSVGFRKSGLAGRVGLLLLRAFGRTPLGLAYVFGALDLLLATSIPAAPARTGGLVYPLARGVLDVTEAKGGEGGRRLGAYLTVSLYMLSMVTGSLFLTGMAPNVLNASLAAKILGVQLTWPLWTLAAAPGFLLFLGLPVLVSRLAPPGVLPVAAARERSRAALAALGPMKPREWIVAATFSLALGLWATSSLTGVNIAVVAFAGVSVLLVTHVIEWKDLADSKETWSALVWFGGILGLASALDGTGFFKWLTAAIQGCLPPGRMGTGAAFLLIALLATLPHYLFPSLVAYVATFSPVVFSFIAATGAPRYPAALLACFLMTISSTLTHYGNGLGPMLFDTGYVGKATWWKVGLAVTALAAALYLAVGLPYWRLVGLYR; encoded by the coding sequence ATGCCTAGCCTCGTCGTCGAGAGCCTCCCCTCCCGCGCCGCACCGCCGCCCGCGCCGCCGGCCTGGTGGCGGCGGCGCGGCGCCCGGCTGGCCTTGCCCGCTGCGCTCGCCGCCAGCTGCTTCGTGCTGCCGGCGCCGGCCGGGCTGACCGGCCCGGCGTGGCGGCTGCTCGGCATCTTCGTCGCGACCGTGCTCCTCATCCTCCTGAACGCGCTGCCCGAGCCGAGCGCGGTCCTGCTCGGCGTCACCGCCGCGGCGCTCACTGCGGTGCCGCTCAAGGCCGTCCTGGCGGGCTACGCCGACTCGACGTTCTGGCTCATCATCACCGCCGTCATGATGAGCGTCGGCTTCCGCAAGAGCGGGCTGGCCGGCCGGGTGGGGCTCCTGCTGCTGCGCGCCTTCGGCCGCACGCCGCTCGGGCTGGCGTACGTCTTCGGCGCGCTCGACCTGCTGCTCGCGACCTCCATCCCGGCGGCCCCGGCGCGGACGGGCGGGCTCGTCTACCCGCTCGCGCGCGGAGTGCTCGACGTGACCGAGGCCAAGGGCGGGGAGGGGGGGCGACGCCTCGGCGCGTACCTCACGGTCTCGCTCTACATGCTGAGCATGGTGACGGGCAGCCTCTTCCTGACCGGCATGGCGCCGAACGTCCTCAACGCCTCGCTCGCCGCGAAGATCCTGGGGGTGCAGCTCACCTGGCCGCTCTGGACGCTGGCGGCCGCGCCCGGATTCCTCCTCTTCCTCGGGTTGCCGGTGCTGGTGAGCCGCCTCGCCCCGCCCGGCGTCCTCCCGGTCGCCGCGGCGCGCGAGCGGTCCCGCGCGGCGCTGGCGGCGCTCGGCCCCATGAAGCCCCGCGAGTGGATCGTCGCGGCGACGTTCTCGCTGGCCCTGGGCCTCTGGGCGACGAGCTCGCTCACCGGAGTGAACATCGCGGTGGTCGCCTTCGCGGGCGTCTCCGTCCTCCTCGTCACGCACGTCATCGAGTGGAAGGACCTGGCCGACTCCAAGGAGACCTGGTCGGCCCTCGTCTGGTTCGGAGGCATCCTGGGGCTCGCCTCGGCCCTGGACGGCACCGGCTTCTTCAAGTGGTTGACGGCCGCCATCCAGGGGTGCCTCCCGCCGGGCCGCATGGGGACCGGCGCGGCGTTTCTGCTCATCGCGCTCCTCGCCACCTTGCCGCACTACCTGTTCCCGTCGCTGGTGGCCTACGTCGCGACCTTCTCGCCGGTGGTGTTCAGCTTCATCGCCGCCACCGGCGCGCCGCGCTACCCGGCCGCGCTGCTCGCCTGCTTCCTCATGACCATCTCCTCGACCCTCACGCACTACGGGAACGGGCTCGGCCCGATGCTCTTCGACACCGGCTACGTCGG
- a CDS encoding methyl-accepting chemotaxis protein, whose protein sequence is MLRRMKLGTKVIGGYVVTAALLGLLLAGTVVALRMLSGISVTFVEVRVPNLLSMQQIEQAETDVSRAIHALSNARFDDDYRAALHADVEKGLQRIDAEIAALQGRRKSAATAEAWSKVGPALQAWREEVRKTVEQEKARDALLASGAPADSPRVEFAQQRILGALMMHRDAYDASVELLRKAKEAVEAQVAVDGHRASAAAQGATVALCLAIAAVIALVLVIGALVAKDITRVFTLVGGHLDRIAAGDMPEPIAEVRGQDFNAVRDSLNAVVAAVQALIGDAGDLARAAVEGRFDVRADPARHRGDYAKIMAGVNDTLDALLAPIRDLAAALDRLAGGDLAARCDTGRYQHEARRILDGVNTTLAALLAPVEEATRVLSQLAERDLTARMTGAYRGDHAKMKTALNATAGSLHDALAQVARAVTEVSNAAEQIASTSQAVAGGASEQASSLEETSASLESISSMTQHSADSAQEANGLADAARAAAGEGTSAMAQMAAAMAKIRASAEGTSQIIKDINEIAFQTNLLALNAAVEAARAGEAGRGFAVVAEEVRSLALRSKEAANRTEELIRQSVNEAAAGERTSSHVSDKLGEIAGGVQKVTAVVAEIVAGAKEQAAGIEQVTRAVGQMDQVTQQNAASAEESSSAAAELSSQASELAGLIASFQLELASSPPRAAAAQAGSIPSPWLGAPPADRPTHRPEVHTS, encoded by the coding sequence ATGCTGCGTCGAATGAAGCTCGGGACCAAGGTCATCGGTGGCTACGTCGTGACCGCGGCGCTGCTGGGCCTGCTCCTCGCCGGGACCGTGGTCGCCCTGCGCATGCTGAGCGGGATCTCCGTCACCTTCGTCGAGGTGCGGGTGCCGAACCTCCTCTCGATGCAGCAGATCGAGCAGGCCGAGACCGACGTCTCGCGCGCCATCCACGCCCTCTCCAACGCGCGCTTCGACGACGACTACCGGGCGGCGCTCCACGCCGACGTCGAGAAGGGGCTCCAGCGCATCGACGCCGAGATCGCGGCGCTGCAGGGCCGCAGGAAGAGCGCCGCCACCGCCGAGGCCTGGAGCAAGGTCGGCCCGGCGCTGCAGGCCTGGCGCGAGGAGGTGCGGAAGACGGTCGAGCAGGAGAAGGCGCGCGACGCGCTGCTCGCCTCCGGCGCCCCCGCGGACAGCCCGCGGGTCGAGTTCGCGCAGCAGCGCATCCTGGGCGCCCTGATGATGCACCGCGACGCCTACGACGCCTCGGTCGAGCTGCTGCGGAAGGCGAAGGAGGCGGTGGAGGCGCAGGTCGCGGTCGACGGCCACCGCGCCAGCGCCGCCGCCCAGGGCGCGACGGTCGCGCTCTGCCTCGCCATCGCGGCGGTGATCGCGCTCGTGCTGGTGATCGGCGCGCTGGTGGCGAAGGACATCACGCGCGTCTTCACGCTGGTGGGCGGCCACCTCGACCGGATCGCCGCCGGCGACATGCCCGAGCCCATCGCGGAGGTGCGCGGGCAGGACTTCAACGCGGTGCGGGACAGCCTCAACGCGGTGGTGGCGGCGGTGCAGGCGCTCATCGGCGACGCCGGGGACCTGGCGCGCGCGGCCGTGGAGGGCCGGTTCGACGTGCGCGCCGACCCCGCGCGCCACCGCGGCGACTACGCGAAGATCATGGCCGGGGTGAACGACACGCTGGACGCGCTGCTGGCGCCCATCCGTGACCTGGCGGCCGCGCTCGACCGGCTGGCCGGCGGCGATCTGGCCGCGCGCTGCGACACAGGCCGGTACCAGCACGAGGCGCGCCGGATCCTGGACGGCGTGAACACGACGCTCGCCGCGCTGCTCGCGCCCGTCGAGGAGGCGACCCGCGTGCTGAGCCAGCTCGCCGAGCGCGACCTGACGGCCCGGATGACCGGCGCCTACCGCGGCGACCACGCGAAGATGAAGACCGCGCTCAACGCCACCGCCGGCTCGCTCCACGACGCGCTGGCGCAGGTGGCGCGGGCGGTGACCGAGGTGTCGAACGCCGCCGAGCAGATCGCCTCCACCAGCCAGGCGGTGGCCGGCGGTGCCTCCGAGCAGGCCAGCTCGCTCGAGGAGACCAGCGCCTCGCTCGAGTCCATCTCGTCGATGACCCAGCACTCGGCCGACAGCGCCCAGGAGGCGAACGGGCTCGCCGACGCGGCGCGCGCAGCCGCCGGCGAGGGCACCTCCGCCATGGCGCAGATGGCCGCGGCCATGGCCAAGATCCGCGCCTCGGCCGAGGGCACCTCGCAGATCATCAAGGACATCAACGAGATCGCGTTCCAGACCAACCTGCTCGCGCTCAACGCGGCGGTCGAGGCCGCCCGCGCCGGCGAGGCGGGGCGCGGCTTCGCCGTGGTCGCGGAGGAGGTGCGCTCGCTGGCGCTCCGCTCGAAGGAGGCCGCGAACCGGACCGAGGAGCTCATCCGCCAGTCGGTGAACGAGGCGGCCGCGGGCGAGCGGACGTCGAGCCACGTCTCCGACAAGCTCGGCGAGATCGCGGGCGGCGTGCAGAAGGTCACCGCGGTGGTGGCCGAGATCGTGGCCGGCGCCAAGGAGCAGGCGGCCGGGATCGAGCAGGTCACCCGCGCGGTCGGCCAGATGGACCAGGTCACGCAGCAGAACGCCGCCAGCGCCGAGGAGTCGTCGTCGGCGGCCGCCGAGCTGTCCTCGCAGGCCTCCGAGCTGGCGGGGCTCATCGCGTCGTTCCAGCTCGAGCTCGCCTCGAGCCCACCCCGAGCCGCGGCCGCCCAGGCCGGGTCGATCCCGTCGCCCTGGCTCGGCGCTCCACCCGCGGATCGACCCACCCACCGTCCGGAGGTCCACACGTCATGA